From the Planctomycetota bacterium genome, the window GACCAGGTCGAGGCCTCGGGCCCAGTCGTCTTCAGAGATGACCATCGCCGGGGCGAGGCGGACGACGTTCTTTTGCGTGACGTTCATCACGACGCCAGCCTCCAAACCAGCGGCGACGAGGTCCTTCGTCGGGTCGGCCGGCAGTTCGATGCCGAGGAACAGGCCGTCGCCGCGGACGTCGCAGTCGGGGAGGGCGTCGCGGAGCTTGGCCTTGGCGAGGTCGCCGAGGCGGGTGGCGTGGTCGAGCAGGCCATCGCGTTCGATGACGTCGAAGATCGTCGCGCACACGGCCATGCACATCGGGTTGCCGCCGAGGGTCGAGCCGTGCGTGCCGGGGACGAGGTGCTCGGCGTGTTCGGGCTCGGCCCAGCAGATCCCGACGGGCAATCCGCCGCCGACAGCCTTGCCGAGGGTCATGACGTCGGGCTTCACGTCGCCGTCGAAGTGTTGATGGCCGAACCACTTGCCGGTGCGTCCTCCGCCGACCCAGACTTCGTCGAAGTGGAGGGTGATGTCGCGCTCGGTGCAGAAGTCGCGGACTTGGGCCGGAAAGTCGTCGGGATAGCCGAGCATGCCACCTTCGCCTCGCAGCGGCTCGAACATGATGGAGCAGGTCTCGTCGTCGACGTGTCGGACGAGGTCATCGAAGTCGCCGCCGGTGGCGTGGACGAAACCCGGTACGGGCGGGCCGAAGCCGACGCGGTGGGCCTCGGTCGAGCCCGCGGCGATCATCGCCAGACTTCGGCCGTGGAAGCTCTGGTTGAACGTGACGACCTTGTAACGGCCCTTGGCGCTGCCGCGGCGACGCGCGAGCTTGACGGCCGTCTCGTTCGCGTCGAGCCCGCCGTGGCAGAAGAACGCCCGGCCGTCGAACGCCTTGGATTTCAGGTGTTCGGCGACGCGGAGCTGTGGCTCGGTGTGGAATGTGTTGCCGACGGTCCAGAGCGTCTCGCTCTGCTCGCGTACGGCCCGGACGAGATCGGGATGGCAATGCCCCAGCACCGCCCCGCCGAAGCCGGCGAAGAGGTCGAGGTACTCGCGGCCGGTGTCGTCGAACAGCCGCGTGCCCTCGCCCCGCTGCATGCAAATCGGGCGTCGGGCGTAGTTGCCCATGAGCAGGGTGTTGGCGTGATCGAAGTCCATCAAGCCAGCTTACAAGGGCATGTCCGCGAACCGTCAGTTCCGTCATCCTGAGCGAGCGCAGCGAGTCGAAGGACCTCGATTGCGCGTCGAAAGGGAGAATAGGCGAGGTCCCCTCGGCTGCGCTCGGGATGACGGATGCCGCTGCTGCTCTACGGTGGGGCATGAGCGACCTCCTCCTCGTCGGCGACGTCGGCGGCACCAACGTTCGCCTCCGCGTCGTACGCCGCGACGACACGAAGGCCGCGGCGATGATGGAGGAGACCTACGGCGACAAGAAGCCCATCGTCGAGGCGCTGGCCGACTTCATCGGCAAGCTGAGCGACCCGGTCGTCGCCTGTTGCCTCGGCGTCGCGGGACGCGTGGTCGACCACGACGTCCGCATGACCAACCGCCCCGGCGAGACGATCACCAACGAGGCCGTCGCAGAGAAGCTCGGCCTGCCGCCGGGACGCGTGACGCTGGTCAACGACATGGTCGCGCACATCAGCGGCGTCGATCTGTGCGAGACGGTCCAGCTCCGCGGCGGCAAGAGCGAAGGCGACGTTGAGGGCATCGTCATGCCGGGCACCGGACTCGGCACCGGCTTTCGCGTGATGACGCCAGGCGGCTGGTTCCCGGTCCCGAGCGAAGGCGGTCACCTCGACTTCGGCCCGCCGAACGCGTCGCTCGACTTCGTCCGAGACGCGTTCCAGGACTTGCTTGAAATCCCACTCGACGGCCGACTGAGCTGGGAACAGGTCTGCAGCGGCCCGGCATTGCCAATGCTGTACGCGGTCGTCACGGATCCCGACGCACCGACGAGTGTCCGGCGACCTGAGCCGATGGACGTGACGTCCGCCGCGAGCGGCAGCGAAGTCGAAGGCCTCGATTCGATCGCCGCCCGCGAGGCCGTCCGGCTGTTTCTGCACCTCGTCGGTGCCCGCGCCGGCAACCTGCTGCTCGACACGCTGGCGACGCGTCGAATGATCTTCGGTGGCGGCATTCTGAATCGGCTCTACGACCACTACGCCGACCTCGTGACGCGACTGCTGGCCGAGAGCTTCGACGCGACGGGCCCGAGTGCATTGCACGACACGCTGGCCAACACGCCGCTGGTCCTGCTCCGCAGCGACGACAGCGGCATCATCGGCGCCGCGGCCCTGGCACGGTCTTTGATCTAATGCTCAGTCCCGCAGGGTCTCTGGGTCGACGCCTTGCGATTGCCAGAAGTCGCGGAAGATGGCGGGCGAGACTTCGCTCGGTTTGATCTCGCTTCGGCCACCCCAGAAGACGTTGGTGTAACTGACGTCGATGCCGAGGCTCGCGAGGTGCTCATCGATGGCGGCTTTGTGGGCGAGGACTTTGTCTTTCTCGGTGCCGTGGCTGACGCCCATGAGGTTGACATTGCCGAAGGCGTCGCCGGCTTCGCGCCAGTAGGCGTGGGTCATGCAGTGGAACCGCCCGACCTCGCGGCCGGCTTCGAGCTGTCGGCCCTCGGGCACGCGCCAGTGGAAGAGCGCATTGAACCGCGTGACACGTTCGCCGGTCTTGAGCTTCTTGTAGTGCTCCAGGAACGTGCTGAACCGGCCGATGACGCCGCGTTCGGCGAGTTCGTTCGCTTTGGCGAGGAAGGCGTCCAGCGACACGCCGGCCTCGGCGGCGCGTGGTGACCAGATCGGATCGGCGGCGAGCTCGTCGCGCGTGAACTCGCGCTTGAGCGCCTCCAGCACCGGCCACTCGTTGTCGGCAACGGGTGTGACCTCGACGTCGATCACTCGACCCGGCTCGTCGGTCTTGTCGCCTGGCTGGAGCTCCTTGCGGCGGACGTGGCCGACGCCCAGCGCGAAGAGCTTCTTGGCCGGCAGCAGCATGAACGCGTCGGCCTTGGTGCGGCGTTTGAGCTCTTCACAGTGTTTCTGCATCGAGTAGCCGACGGGCACCTTGAGCGTGGTCCAAAGGCGGTACTTCGCACCGGCGATCTTCTGGTCCGTGCTGCGGCACACGACGTGGCCGGTGAACGGATCGTTCTTGAACATCCAGTCGAACGCCGCGTGCAGCTTGCCCTCGCGGACCTTCCAGGCGACCAGTGCCCCGCGTGCGAGGTTCGTCGCAAGCAGCGTCTGCCGAACCCGACGGATGACGCCCGCGTCGAGCATCGCCTGCACGCGCTCGACGACGGTTTCTTTGGCGATATGAGTCCGCGACGCGATCTCGCCGAAGGGGTCGGGCTGGAAGCCCTGCAGGCCGTCCTCGGAGACGGCGAGGATGGCGGCGTTGACGGAATCGGCGACATCCACCGGCGTGGCGGCGTCGGCCACGGGCGACTCAGGCTCGGACACAGCGGTCGTCATGGCCGATCCTACCGCGAGCGCTTCGCAGGCTCGCCAAAAGCCGTACCATTCGCCCATGGGACGAGTTCTCGTGTTCGGCCTCGGTGTTTTGCTTTTGGCGACGTTCTTCCTCCCGGCGTCGATGACTGAGGACAGCGATGCGACTAGTGGCTACGACGCCCTGCTTCGCGAACACGTCGACGGCGACGGCTTCGTCGATTACGAGCAGCTTCGCCTGAGCCGAACCGCCCTCGACGCCTACGTCGACTACCTCGCAACCGTCGACCTCGACGGCATGGCCAACGACGATCGGCTGGCGACGCTCATCAACGCTTACAACGCCTTCATGCTCCAGATGGTCCTCGACGCCGGCAACGTCGAGCATGTTCTTGAAGACATCGAAGAGCCGTTTGAGCGAAAGCGGTTCACGCTCGCCGGCCAGCAGGTCTCGCTCAACGGGCTTGA encodes:
- a CDS encoding Lrp/AsnC family transcriptional regulator, translating into MTTAVSEPESPVADAATPVDVADSVNAAILAVSEDGLQGFQPDPFGEIASRTHIAKETVVERVQAMLDAGVIRRVRQTLLATNLARGALVAWKVREGKLHAAFDWMFKNDPFTGHVVCRSTDQKIAGAKYRLWTTLKVPVGYSMQKHCEELKRRTKADAFMLLPAKKLFALGVGHVRRKELQPGDKTDEPGRVIDVEVTPVADNEWPVLEALKREFTRDELAADPIWSPRAAEAGVSLDAFLAKANELAERGVIGRFSTFLEHYKKLKTGERVTRFNALFHWRVPEGRQLEAGREVGRFHCMTHAYWREAGDAFGNVNLMGVSHGTEKDKVLAHKAAIDEHLASLGIDVSYTNVFWGGRSEIKPSEVSPAIFRDFWQSQGVDPETLRD
- a CDS encoding glucokinase translates to MSDLLLVGDVGGTNVRLRVVRRDDTKAAAMMEETYGDKKPIVEALADFIGKLSDPVVACCLGVAGRVVDHDVRMTNRPGETITNEAVAEKLGLPPGRVTLVNDMVAHISGVDLCETVQLRGGKSEGDVEGIVMPGTGLGTGFRVMTPGGWFPVPSEGGHLDFGPPNASLDFVRDAFQDLLEIPLDGRLSWEQVCSGPALPMLYAVVTDPDAPTSVRRPEPMDVTSAASGSEVEGLDSIAAREAVRLFLHLVGARAGNLLLDTLATRRMIFGGGILNRLYDHYADLVTRLLAESFDATGPSALHDTLANTPLVLLRSDDSGIIGAAALARSLI
- a CDS encoding aminotransferase class III-fold pyridoxal phosphate-dependent enzyme, which encodes MDFDHANTLLMGNYARRPICMQRGEGTRLFDDTGREYLDLFAGFGGAVLGHCHPDLVRAVREQSETLWTVGNTFHTEPQLRVAEHLKSKAFDGRAFFCHGGLDANETAVKLARRRGSAKGRYKVVTFNQSFHGRSLAMIAAGSTEAHRVGFGPPVPGFVHATGGDFDDLVRHVDDETCSIMFEPLRGEGGMLGYPDDFPAQVRDFCTERDITLHFDEVWVGGGRTGKWFGHQHFDGDVKPDVMTLGKAVGGGLPVGICWAEPEHAEHLVPGTHGSTLGGNPMCMAVCATIFDVIERDGLLDHATRLGDLAKAKLRDALPDCDVRGDGLFLGIELPADPTKDLVAAGLEAGVVMNVTQKNVVRLAPAMVISEDDWARGLDLVIDVIHA
- a CDS encoding DUF547 domain-containing protein, with amino-acid sequence MGRVLVFGLGVLLLATFFLPASMTEDSDATSGYDALLREHVDGDGFVDYEQLRLSRTALDAYVDYLATVDLDGMANDDRLATLINAYNAFMLQMVLDAGNVEHVLEDIEEPFERKRFTLAGQQVSLNGLENNWIRADFDEPRIHWAVNCAAASCPPLRAEAYVGNRLNKQLAEQERLVHTDEKFVRYDGDTLFLTPLYDWYGQDFVDAAGSVYGYVRPLLDLPEEEPAIEFTEYDWTLNDVRLKGP